A region of Peromyscus eremicus chromosome 17, PerEre_H2_v1, whole genome shotgun sequence DNA encodes the following proteins:
- the Cilp2 gene encoding cartilage intermediate layer protein 2: MASPLPLLCLCIAVAHLAGARDATSTEERTAAARGLLGRPPDPSQPSPALEDWEEASEWTSWFNVDHPGGDGDFESLAAIRFYYGPARVCPRPLALEARTTDWALPASVGERVHANPARGFWCLNREQLRGRRCSNYHVRFRCPLEAAWGAWGAWGLCSKSCGPGRRLRRRSCQSSSGDPCPGSPQEAQKCVRSRCPGCSSDTCGCPDHILLGSVVTPSGRQLAGARVFLGARPGIVTTSDTHGTFRVPGVCAGSQANVSAQMNGFSAGTAQAHANSSNSAVVTVVLKELGKPYLLKHPESRVREAGQKVTFCCKASGTPMPKKYSWFHNGTLLDRRQHGSGPHLELRGLREDQAGEYHCKAWNEAGAARSRAAQLTVLAPGQPACDPRPQEHLIKLPDDCGQSSDSPAYLDVGLCADTRCPGPVGSSPRCGDAGSRCCSVVRLESREIRCSGYVLPVKVVAECGCRKCLPRRGLVRGRVVAADSGEPLRFANILLGRAPIGFTSYQGDFTIEVPPATERLVVTFVDPSGEFVDSVRVLPFDPRGAGVYHEVRALRKAAAVLLDAERGGAIPLGGAEEEEAAAPALGELVLPPGTFRYPDGRPYAGPVEARVTFVDPRDLASASAASSDLRFLDSSGELAPLRTYGMFAVDLRAPGSAEQLHAARAAVRVDAEHVRMPGHAEALALWSLEPETGLWEVEGDEQGEGGFRREEAAARVRREERAFLVGALTVRERRLFNLDVPERRRCFVKVRAYGTDRFAPAEQVQGVVVTLLNLEPAPGFTGNPRAWGRFDSAVTGPNGACVPAFCDAERPDAYTALVTATLGGEELEAAPSRPRATAATVGVAQPYLERLGYQRTDHDDPALKRTGFRVNLARPRAGRESEARGPVYPWRRLRDCEDAPVTDSHFRFSRVEADKYEYDVVPFREGAPASWTGDLLAWWPNPQEFRACFLKVRLLGPQEYMVRSHNAGGTHAATRGRLYGLRDTRSVRHPERPGASAACVEFKCGGMLFDQRQVDRTLVTVTPQGSCRRVAVNTLLQDYLARHPPLAPDDDDLTTFAMLAPLDALGHNYGVYTVTDQSPRLAKEIAIGRCFDGSSDGFSREMKADAGTAVTFQCREPPARPSLFQRLLENPESALGDIRREMGQATRVAQTQAGDTDPFGVRPGQ, encoded by the exons ACGCCACCTCTACCGAGGAGCGCACTGCAGCCGCCCGGGGTCTTCTAGGACGGCCGCCAGACCCCAGCCAGCCCTCGCCAGCCCTGGAGGACTGGGAGG aggccagcGAGTGGACGTCGTGGTTCAACGTGGACCACCCGGGAGGAGATGGCGACTTCGAGAGCTTGGCCGCCATCCGCTTCTACTACGGCCCCGCGCGCGTGTGCCCGCGGCCGCTGGCGCTGGAGGCGCGCACCACAGACTGGGCGCTACCGGCCTCCGTGGGCGAGCGGGTACATGCCAACCCAGCACGCGGTTTCTGGTGTCTCAATCGGGAGCAGCTGCGAGGCCGCCGCTGCTCCAACTACCATGTGCGCTTCCGCTGCCCACTGG AGGCCGCGTGGGGCGCGTGGGGCGCGTGGGGTCTCTGCTCCAAGAGCTGCGGTCCAGGCCGTCGCCTGCGCCGCCGCAGCTGTCAAAGCTCGTCTGGGGATCCGTGTCCTGGGAGCCCCCAGGAGGCGCAGAAGTGCGTGAGGTCCCGGTGCCCAG GGTGTAGCTCTGACACCTGCGGGTGCCCTGACCACATCCTCTTGGGCTCAGTGGTCACCCCATCTGGGCGACAGCTGGCAGGAGCCAGGGTCTTCCTTGGAGCCCGACCTGGCATAGTAACCACCAGTGACACCCACGGAACCTTCCGGGTGCCTGGAGTCTGCGCTGGCAGCCAGGCCAATGTCAGTGCCCAGATGAATGGCTTCTCTGCTGGTACAGCCCAGGCCCATGCCAACAGCTCCAACTCAGCCGTGGTCACCGTCGTCCTTAAAGAGTTAG GGAAGCCATACCTGTTAAAGCACCCTGAGTCCCGAGTGCGAGAGGCAGGGCAGAAGGTGACCTTCTGCTGCAAGGCTTCGGGGACCCCCATGCCTAAGAAATATTCCTG GTTCCACAACGGGACCCTGCTGGACCGGCGCCAGCACGGGTCTGGGCCGCATCTGGAGCTCCGGGGGCTTCGCGAGGACCAGGCAGGGGAGTACCACTGCAAGGCCTGGAACGAGGCTGGCGCCGCGCGCTCCCGCGCCGCCCAGCTCACTGTGCTCG CTCCCGGCCAGCCAGCCTGCGACCCCCGACCTCAGGAACACTTGATCAAGCTTCCGGACGACTGTGGCCAGTCCAGCGACAGCCCCGCATACCTAGACGTGGGCCTGTGCGCGGACACGCGCTGCCCGGGCCCCGTGGGCTCCAGCCCTCGCTGTGGGGACGCGGGCTCTCGCTGCTGTTCAGTGGTGCGCCTGGAGAGCAGGGAAATCCGCTGCTCCGGCTACGTGCTCCCGGTGAAGGTGGTGGCCGAGTGTGGCTGTCGCAAGTGCCTGCCCCGTCGGGGGCTGGTGAGGGGCCGCGTGGTGGCTGCGGACTCTGGGGAGCCCCTGCGCTTCGCCAACATCCTGCTGGGCCGCGCTCCCATCGGCTTCACCTCCTACCAGGGCGACTTCACCATCGAGGTGCCGCCGGCCACCGAGCGCCTCGTGGTGACCTTCGTGGACCCGAGTGGCGAGTTCGTGGACAGCGTCCGCGTGCTGCCCTTCGACCCCCGCGGCGCCGGCGTGTACCACGAGGTCCGTGCGCTGCGCAAGGCGGCCGCAGTGTTGCTGGACGCGGAGCGCGGCGGTGCAATCCCTCTGGGCGgcgcggaggaggaggaggcggcggcacCAGCTCTAGGCGAGCTGGTCTTGCCGCCCGGGACCTTCCGCTACCCCGACGGCCGTCCCTACGCCGGACCAGTAGAGGCGCGTGTCACCTTCGTGGACCCTCGTGACCTGGCGTCGGCGTCCGCGGCGTCCAGCGACCTGCGCTTCCTGGACAGCTCGGGCGAGCTGGCGCCACTGCGCACCTACGGCATGTTCGCGGTGGACCTGCGCGCGCCCGGCTCCGCGGAGCAGCTGCACGCGGCACGCGCGGCCGTGCGCGTGGACGCCGAACACGTGCGCATGCCGGGCCACGCCGAGGCTCTGGCGCTCTGGTCGCTGGAGCCGGAGACCGgcctgtgggaggtggagggggacGAGCAGGGGGAAGGCGGCTTCCGGCGCGAGGAGGCGGCGGCGCGCGTGCGCAGGGAGGAGCGTGCGTTCCTCGTGGGCGCGCTCACCGTGCGCGAGCGCCGCCTCTTCAACCTGGACGTGCCCGAGCGGCGCCGCTGCTTCGTGAAGGTCCGCGCCTACGGCACCGACCGCTTCGCGCCCGCAGAGCAGGTGCAGGGCGTGGTGGTGACGCTGCTCAACCTGGAGCCCGCGCCCGGCTTCACGGGCAACCCTCGCGCGTGGGGCCGCTTCGACAGCGCAGTCACCGGGCCCAACGGCGCGTGCGTGCCCGCCTTCTGCGATGCCGAGAGGCCCGACGCCTACACGGCTTTGGTGACCGCGACTCTGGGCGGCGAGGAGCTGGAGGCCGCGCCGTCGCGGCCACGCGCGACCGCAGCCACCGTGGGCGTAGCACAGCCCTATTTGGAGCGCCTCGGCTACCAGCGCACAGACCACGACGACCCAGCGCTCAAGCGCACCGGCTTCCGCGTGAACCTTGCGCGCCCACGCGCGGGCCGCGAGTCCGAGGCGCGCGGGCCCGTGTATCCGTGGCGCCGCCTGCGCGACTGTGAGGACGCGCCGGTCACCGACAGCCACTTCCGATTCTCGCGCGTGGAGGCAGACAAGTACGAGTACGACGTGGTGCCGTTCCGTGAGGGGGCACCCGCCTCGTGGACCGGAGACCTGCTGGCCTGGTGGCCCAACCCGCAGGAGTTCCGCGCGTGCTTCCTGAAGGTGCGACTGCTGGGCCCGCAGGAGTACATGGTGCGCTCGCACAACGCGGGCGGCACCCACGCGGCCACGCGCGGCCGCCTCTACGGCCTTCGGGACACCCGCAGCGTGCGCCACCCCGAGCGCCCCGGCGCCTCGGCCGCCTGCGTGGAGTTCAAGTGCGGCGGCATGCTGTTCGATCAGCGCCAGGTGGACAGGACGCTGGTGACTGTGACCCCGCAGGGCAGCTGCCGCCGTGTGGCCGTCAACACGCTCCTGCAGGACTACCTAGCCCGGCACCCGCCGCTCGCTCCCGACGACGACGACCTAACCACCTTCGCCATGCTCGCTCCGCTCGACGCGCTGGGCCACAACTATGGCGTCTATACGGTCACTGACCAGAGCCCACGGCTGGCCAAGGAGATAGCCATCGGCCGCTGCTTCGACGGCTCCTCCGACGGGTTCTCCCGGGAGATGAAGGCGGACGCGGGCACGGCTGTCACCTTCCAGTGCCGTGAGCCCcctgccaggcccagtctcttccAGCGGCTGCTGGAGAACCCAGAATCAGCACTGGGTGACATCCGTAGGGAGATGGGTCAGGCCACCCGGGTTGCCCAGACCCAAGCCGGAGATACCGACCCCTTCGGCGTGCGCCCCGGACAGTGA